The region TAAAACAATATGTGAAGGTGGCTCTTGTCTAAATTGAACAATTCTTTCACCTAAATCTGTATCAACAACCTCTAAACCTTTTTCTTCTAAAAATGGATTCAGGTGACACTCTTCCGTTAACATCGATTTTGATTTAACTACTTTTTTTACACTGTTTTCTTTTAATATTTTATATACTATTTCGTTGTGTTCTTGGGCATCTTTTGCAAAATGAACTTTAATACCTTTTTTACTTGCATTCTCTTCAAATTCTAAAAGATATTTATCTAAATTTGCCATTGTATGGCTTTTTATTTGGTCTGCATAAGCTCTTAAAGTTTCCCATTCTGGAATAGATTTAGAAGCTAAATCTCTTTTTTCTCTTACAAACCATAAAGCTTTGTCGTGCCAATGCATTCTTTCGTCATTTTTTACAAACTCTTTGGCTTTTAGTGGGTGGTTATGAATACTCATTAGAATTCTCCTGCTAGTATTTCAGTTATATGCATAACTTTTAGAGGTTTTTTATCTCTATTTATAATCCCTTCCATATGCATAAGACATGACATATCTGCCCCTGTGATTATTTGTGCATTTGAATCAAGATGGTCTTTTATTCTATCTTTTCCCATAGCAACAGAGATATCTTCTTCTGTTACACAAAAAGTTCCACCAAATCCACAGCACTCATCATCTCTTTTTAGTTCAACAATTTCAATATCTTTTACAAGAGATAAAAGATTTTTTAACTTATTATTGTATGGAATATTTAATTCACTTGCACTACCTAAACCTAAAGCTCTATGTCCGTGACATGAGTTGTGAATTCCAACTTTATATGGAAAAGTAGTATCAATCTCTTCAATTTTTAAAACATCATGTAAAAATTCACAGATTTCATATATTGATGTTTTTACTTTATTGTAATCTTCATCATCATCAAAAAAAGGCTCATAGTGCTCTTTTACCATTGTTACACAAGAACCCGATGGAGCTACAATATAATCATAATCTTTAAAAGTTTCTACAAATTTGTAAGCTAAGCTTTTCATATCTTTTGAGCATCCAGAGTTTGCCATAGGTTGTCCACAGCATGTTTGCTCCATTGGATAATCAACATCTAAATCAAATTTTTTTAGTAGTTTTAAAGTTGCCATACAGCTATTTGGGTAAAGTTCATTCATGAAACAGGGAATAAATAGTCCAACTTTCATCTGTTTTCCTTAGGTATTATTTTAGTTTATTATTTTATTACGAATATATGAAAAAGTTATGATATTTATTTTTTTAAACATATTGTTGCATCATTTTTTAGATAATTTGAAGATATTTCAACTCTATTTGTAAGTGTGTGTACAAATCTTATTACATCTCTTTTTTTCATCAAATGCAAAGAGTTTTTCGTTAGAAAATTAAATATAAAAGCTTTTTTAGCAATTTTAAAAGATTTTTCTATAGCTTCTAAAAAATCTTCTTGATTCATAATATTTAATCCTCCACTACAAATTACATAATCTACATCATCAAATTTATCATTTAGTATATTTGCTTTTAAAAAAATATCTTTTGGAAACCTCTTTTTTGAGTTTTCAATCATAAAACTTTCACAATCCACACCAATATACTTTTTAAGCTTTAAATCATATTTTTCTAAAAAATTTAAATATTCTGCAAATCCACAACCTAAATCAATTAAAGTTGAATCTTCAATATTTTCTAAATATATAGTTATCATCTTAAATCTTAAATATTGGTTGTATTCTGATTGCCAGTGTACACCTTTTGCACTTATTCCATGTTTTAAATAAGAGTTATAATAGAATTTATGATTTAAAGTATCCATTATCTTTGTAATTGCTCTATGGTTACTCCATTGTCTTTTATAAATTTAGATACAACTTCAGAGTTTGTATGTTCATAGGCTTTATCATAAACAATTCTTTTTATACCTGCTGCAATTAGATTTTTTGAACACTCACTACAAGGCTCTAAGGTTACATAAATTGTTCCATCTTCAATAGATATCCCTTTTCTTGCTGCCCAAATTAGTGCATTCATCTCTGCATGTATCTCATATGTTTTTGACCAGTCATGGTGATCTTTTGTGTATTTATCATCCCAATGTTCACTACAATTAATATAACCTGCTGGTGTACCATTGTATCCAGTTGATAATATTCTTCCATCTTTTACTATTACAGCACCAACTTGTT is a window of Halarcobacter sp. DNA encoding:
- a CDS encoding dCMP deaminase family protein, with protein sequence MISDLNFINIAHEIASASKCVSKQVGAVIVKDGRILSTGYNGTPAGYINCSEHWDDKYTKDHHDWSKTYEIHAEMNALIWAARKGISIEDGTIYVTLEPCSECSKNLIAAGIKRIVYDKAYEHTNSEVVSKFIKDNGVTIEQLQR
- a CDS encoding class I SAM-dependent methyltransferase produces the protein MDTLNHKFYYNSYLKHGISAKGVHWQSEYNQYLRFKMITIYLENIEDSTLIDLGCGFAEYLNFLEKYDLKLKKYIGVDCESFMIENSKKRFPKDIFLKANILNDKFDDVDYVICSGGLNIMNQEDFLEAIEKSFKIAKKAFIFNFLTKNSLHLMKKRDVIRFVHTLTNRVEISSNYLKNDATICLKK
- a CDS encoding (Fe-S)-binding protein, giving the protein MKVGLFIPCFMNELYPNSCMATLKLLKKFDLDVDYPMEQTCCGQPMANSGCSKDMKSLAYKFVETFKDYDYIVAPSGSCVTMVKEHYEPFFDDDEDYNKVKTSIYEICEFLHDVLKIEEIDTTFPYKVGIHNSCHGHRALGLGSASELNIPYNNKLKNLLSLVKDIEIVELKRDDECCGFGGTFCVTEEDISVAMGKDRIKDHLDSNAQIITGADMSCLMHMEGIINRDKKPLKVMHITEILAGEF